A single genomic interval of Stieleria maiorica harbors:
- a CDS encoding FemAB family XrtA/PEP-CTERM system-associated protein — protein sequence MSDVDVVSWPIDWPSIHRGALPALAGHHPAWIAALKQGLGHSVHVAVAKDSTTCLGILPLVFVRGPIFGKFLVSLPYLNTGGVWATDSNVAGQLIDAACDMADRLDVKYLELRHEQPVEHPKFNFERTDKFHLRLPLPGSDEELDKSFKSKLRSQVKKSGTYGSTVHFGGAELLGEFYDVFAHNMRDLGTPVFSKKLFSSILNHFAGDAELCVVRNEGKPIAGGLIVHSRGVTEVPSASSLREFNRTGANMLMYRNLLRRAIEKGSHTFDFGRSSEDAGTYKFKMQWGAEPHPATWQYYVRKGDPNEMRPDAGGKKRLVEAWQKLPVWLTKLIGPSIVRGIP from the coding sequence TTGAGTGACGTTGATGTCGTTTCCTGGCCGATTGATTGGCCCTCGATCCACCGTGGAGCTTTGCCGGCGCTTGCCGGGCACCACCCCGCCTGGATTGCGGCGTTGAAACAGGGATTGGGGCATTCCGTTCACGTGGCGGTTGCGAAGGATTCGACGACGTGCCTTGGCATCCTTCCCCTCGTCTTCGTTCGCGGGCCGATTTTTGGCAAGTTCCTGGTCAGCTTGCCGTATCTGAATACCGGTGGAGTATGGGCTACCGATTCAAACGTCGCTGGACAGTTGATCGATGCGGCGTGTGATATGGCGGATCGATTGGACGTGAAGTACCTGGAACTTCGCCACGAACAGCCGGTCGAGCATCCGAAATTCAATTTCGAGCGGACCGACAAGTTTCATTTGCGATTGCCGCTGCCGGGAAGCGACGAGGAATTGGACAAGTCGTTTAAGTCCAAGCTGCGGAGCCAGGTCAAGAAGTCGGGGACGTATGGTTCGACGGTGCATTTCGGCGGCGCGGAATTGCTCGGTGAGTTTTACGACGTCTTCGCGCACAACATGCGTGACCTGGGAACGCCGGTATTCTCAAAGAAACTTTTTTCGAGCATCTTGAATCACTTCGCGGGCGATGCGGAACTCTGTGTGGTCCGCAATGAAGGCAAGCCGATCGCGGGTGGATTGATCGTGCACAGCCGCGGTGTGACGGAAGTGCCTAGCGCGAGCAGCTTGCGAGAGTTCAATCGCACCGGTGCGAACATGTTGATGTATCGCAATCTGCTGCGGCGGGCCATTGAAAAAGGCAGCCACACGTTTGATTTCGGACGCAGCAGCGAAGATGCGGGGACATACAAGTTCAAGATGCAGTGGGGCGCGGAGCCGCATCCGGCCACCTGGCAGTATTATGTCCGCAAGGGCGATCCGAATGAGATGCGCCCGGACGCCGGAGGAAAGAAGCGGTTGGTCGAAGCCTGGCAGAAGCTGCCGGTCTGGCTCACGAAGCTGATCGGTCCGTCGATCGTTCGCGGGATCCCCTAA
- a CDS encoding lamin tail domain-containing protein: protein MFARSFQHLVFAAIVCSAAFAQAGVVITEVNYNPEGADENYEYIELYNASATSVDLSNYELTHSGNFEVFGSLSGQLAPGETIVLYNDNLGAFSNFSWSPPQPIRSLAVTDWRSLQPGLNPPSLTLAEITPADPANPYEFSMFDFDDTFGDGWPTPEVGKSIFLMDLTSYAPSNWATSDPLHGFALLDSENSGIGSPGYQLFPVPGPPTVPEPTSLAVFAVLGLGSVSVRRRRRRSGARV from the coding sequence ATGTTTGCTCGCTCGTTTCAACACCTTGTTTTCGCTGCCATTGTTTGTTCCGCCGCCTTCGCGCAAGCCGGTGTTGTGATCACGGAGGTGAATTACAACCCCGAAGGTGCGGATGAAAACTACGAGTACATCGAGCTCTACAATGCGTCCGCGACAAGTGTCGACTTATCGAATTACGAATTAACACACTCGGGCAATTTTGAGGTGTTTGGCAGCTTGTCAGGGCAATTGGCACCAGGGGAAACCATCGTCCTGTACAACGATAACCTCGGAGCGTTCTCTAACTTTTCTTGGTCACCTCCCCAGCCGATCCGATCGCTGGCTGTCACCGATTGGCGTTCCCTCCAGCCGGGGCTCAATCCTCCCAGCCTTACGCTGGCAGAGATTACGCCGGCCGATCCCGCCAATCCCTACGAGTTCTCGATGTTCGATTTCGATGATACGTTTGGCGACGGCTGGCCGACCCCCGAAGTAGGAAAAAGCATTTTCCTGATGGACCTGACAAGTTATGCCCCGTCAAATTGGGCGACGTCGGATCCGTTGCACGGATTCGCCTTATTGGATTCTGAAAACAGTGGGATCGGTTCACCCGGTTATCAACTGTTTCCGGTTCCCGGACCGCCGACGGTCCCAGAACCCACGTCGCTGGCGGTCTTTGCCGTGCTGGGACTGGGCTCGGTCAGCGTTCGGCGTCGACGCCGACGATCTGGAGCGCGCGTTTGA
- a CDS encoding exosortase/archaeosortase family protein — MGRPKKRKLPGSAAGKRGAHDGDSSPQQNNPKNDPGRSRVAARKRRGQPDGRLSLEQPYARPRADAKLVKISGPKQWPTSYWLVAVGLFVAFLYSYWPTLWWMADSWINEPDYSHGWVVPVLAGMICYYRIESFPGVTPKAAWAGLSLIALAILMRFVSRLAYADFLDGWSILPLVAGVVWCLLGFKAMLWSLPAVGFLIFAVPMPYQAERMLSWRLQGVATELSTIFLRVLGQPAVAHGHVVWIGEEELSIEEACSGLRIFVGMGAFAYFWAAANVRSWSDKIVILVAAIPAAILVNSARIVLIGFGYLLFESDSARRMIHDFSGIAMIFASFGIMWLVSVYWQHLYAPVKKLTAREILHESELSYRRSSGGGVDAPAEAG, encoded by the coding sequence ATGGGCCGCCCCAAGAAACGAAAATTGCCAGGCAGCGCGGCGGGCAAACGCGGAGCGCACGACGGCGACAGTTCGCCTCAGCAGAACAACCCGAAAAACGACCCCGGGCGAAGTCGTGTGGCGGCTCGAAAACGACGCGGCCAGCCGGACGGTCGCCTCAGTTTAGAACAGCCCTATGCACGGCCCCGAGCGGACGCCAAGCTGGTCAAGATCTCCGGTCCCAAGCAGTGGCCGACGTCCTATTGGCTGGTCGCGGTCGGACTGTTCGTCGCGTTCCTGTACAGCTACTGGCCGACGCTATGGTGGATGGCTGATTCGTGGATCAACGAACCCGACTATTCGCATGGTTGGGTCGTCCCCGTTCTCGCGGGCATGATCTGCTACTATCGCATCGAATCATTCCCTGGCGTAACGCCCAAAGCCGCTTGGGCCGGGTTGTCGCTGATCGCGTTGGCGATCTTGATGCGTTTTGTCAGTCGTTTGGCCTATGCGGATTTCCTGGACGGCTGGTCGATCCTGCCGTTGGTTGCCGGTGTGGTCTGGTGCCTGCTCGGATTCAAGGCCATGCTTTGGTCGCTTCCGGCAGTCGGGTTTCTTATTTTTGCAGTTCCGATGCCCTATCAAGCCGAACGCATGCTCAGTTGGCGGCTTCAGGGGGTGGCGACGGAATTGAGCACGATTTTCTTGCGGGTCTTGGGGCAGCCGGCCGTCGCCCATGGCCACGTGGTTTGGATCGGTGAGGAAGAATTGTCGATCGAAGAAGCGTGCTCGGGCTTGAGGATTTTCGTCGGGATGGGAGCATTCGCCTACTTTTGGGCTGCTGCAAACGTCAGAAGTTGGTCGGACAAGATCGTGATCTTGGTTGCGGCGATCCCGGCCGCGATCCTGGTCAACTCCGCACGAATCGTGTTGATCGGATTCGGCTACCTGCTGTTCGAAAGCGACTCGGCGCGCCGAATGATTCACGATTTCTCTGGAATCGCAATGATTTTTGCTTCCTTCGGGATCATGTGGCTGGTGAGCGTTTATTGGCAGCATTTGTATGCACCGGTCAAGAAACTGACCGCGCGGGAGATCCTGCACGAGTCTGAACTCAGCTACCGCAGATCTTCCGGAGGGGGCGTGGACGCCCCCGCAGAAGCCGGTTAA
- a CDS encoding prenyltransferase/squalene oxidase repeat-containing protein: MNLIGQITGLWDDPRLIYAVAIVAVILLAITIWLFRRAKRDGRAAGTICLVLSVALHAVLIYLVPYQANDNGGSATHELAPETDGVEALTFSTFDPDLAVDDASGDSDNPAIEPLPVAELQDLLAEPFDTPVLEAPATDADTPSPVESIVETMPESLAVPSQVESVAAIDAITQALDASLDQLLQSQLEVADSLAAAEVPDETDTPAAAPSDPSVAAEPTQRTVATDSAKPSTEPIRPSEPVERTASTRAAAAVVPGSEEADFANRVGAAKQMAIAQTGGDAQTEAAVKAALRFLAAAQRRDGAWDPQASGGGVDRMPLGERRPGAGSKSTTGLTGLSLLAMMGAGNTHLSGDYAENVYRGLAYLIQHQHPDGSLSGDATVYAASYCHSMAALALCEAAVMTQDKSAIEASRRAIAHTVRMQHPVTGGWRYTRGDPGDLSQLGWQAMVLDGGKRAGIAIQRESVAGVARFLRSVRAGNGGLACYRPGEAVSRTMTAEALATRLLIGEDVPQIEIDEAEHYLLESLPGMRQDNYYYWYYASLALHQLQDAAWERWNAALKNRLLATQRADGSWSADTVWGGYGGTVYTTSMATLCLESYYRHAIRNANTRIAGRPE, from the coding sequence TTGAACCTGATCGGTCAAATCACGGGGCTGTGGGACGATCCACGACTGATCTATGCCGTCGCGATTGTGGCGGTCATTCTGTTGGCGATCACAATTTGGTTGTTTCGCCGCGCCAAACGCGATGGACGTGCCGCAGGAACGATTTGCCTGGTCCTGTCGGTGGCGTTGCATGCAGTTCTGATTTACCTGGTGCCGTACCAGGCAAACGACAACGGCGGATCGGCGACGCACGAACTTGCTCCGGAGACGGACGGAGTGGAAGCGTTGACGTTTTCCACCTTCGATCCCGACTTGGCGGTCGACGACGCATCGGGCGACAGCGACAACCCGGCGATCGAACCGTTGCCGGTGGCGGAGCTTCAGGACTTGTTGGCCGAGCCTTTTGACACCCCGGTTTTGGAAGCACCCGCCACGGACGCCGACACGCCGTCCCCGGTCGAGTCGATTGTCGAAACGATGCCGGAGTCATTGGCGGTCCCGTCTCAAGTGGAATCCGTCGCGGCGATCGACGCGATCACTCAGGCCCTCGATGCGTCGCTTGATCAATTGCTGCAATCTCAATTGGAGGTCGCCGACAGTCTCGCCGCGGCCGAAGTCCCCGACGAAACCGACACACCCGCCGCTGCCCCTTCGGATCCCTCCGTTGCTGCCGAACCGACACAACGGACAGTCGCTACGGATTCGGCCAAACCGTCGACCGAACCGATTCGGCCATCCGAACCGGTTGAGCGCACCGCAAGCACACGTGCTGCAGCGGCGGTCGTCCCGGGATCCGAAGAAGCCGACTTTGCCAACCGAGTCGGTGCGGCCAAACAGATGGCCATTGCACAAACCGGCGGCGACGCACAGACCGAAGCGGCCGTGAAAGCCGCGCTTCGATTTCTGGCCGCGGCACAACGACGTGACGGCGCGTGGGATCCCCAAGCGTCCGGCGGCGGTGTCGATCGGATGCCGCTGGGCGAACGTCGGCCGGGCGCGGGCAGCAAGAGCACGACGGGGCTGACGGGGCTGTCGCTGCTGGCCATGATGGGTGCCGGCAACACGCACCTTTCCGGCGACTATGCCGAAAACGTCTATCGCGGGTTGGCGTATCTGATTCAACACCAACATCCCGACGGATCACTCAGCGGTGACGCGACGGTCTATGCGGCCAGTTATTGTCACTCGATGGCGGCGCTGGCACTTTGCGAAGCCGCGGTGATGACGCAGGACAAATCGGCGATCGAAGCCTCCCGTCGTGCGATCGCCCACACCGTCCGCATGCAGCACCCGGTCACCGGCGGCTGGCGCTACACGCGCGGCGATCCCGGCGACCTCAGCCAGCTCGGTTGGCAAGCAATGGTGCTGGACGGAGGCAAACGGGCGGGGATTGCGATCCAGCGGGAATCGGTCGCGGGAGTAGCACGATTCTTACGCAGCGTTCGCGCCGGCAATGGCGGATTGGCGTGCTATCGTCCCGGTGAAGCGGTCAGCCGAACGATGACCGCCGAAGCCTTGGCGACGCGTTTGCTGATCGGGGAAGACGTCCCGCAAATCGAGATTGATGAAGCGGAACATTATCTGCTGGAATCCCTGCCGGGGATGCGGCAAGACAACTATTACTACTGGTACTACGCCTCGCTGGCGCTCCATCAGCTACAAGATGCGGCCTGGGAGCGCTGGAACGCCGCACTGAAAAACCGCTTGTTGGCGACGCAGCGCGCCGACGGCAGCTGGTCGGCGGACACTGTCTGGGGCGGCTATGGAGGCACGGTGTACACGACGTCAATGGCCACGTTGTGTTTGGAATCCTACTACCGCCACGCCATCCGAAACGCCAACACCCGCATCGCGGGTCGGCCGGAGTAG
- a CDS encoding polysaccharide biosynthesis tyrosine autokinase, with protein sequence MNQSVVVSAPIARNQPKTEAKAFDPWLLWVTLRRCWYWAVPVGLVLACLAAFSVLATFEPRFRAQHLIEANQDYILYRDVFNTVRDLAGTEKTIFFDEIVLRPVLSDPELRAAPSLSDPEEAERNIRKNLNISHGGSRARMIVSYEDANREYAAKVCNAIVEAYMMQRKALDGRRVAILEELLDPEIDHWKGQVEQHKARVRELTIGMKGYDPGSPLGFSRNESRLALLNGYESQINDLRVDIFELEGKLQLEEMEQANHVKEDAGEFVPEAFIPPPSEVTRNVIGPGDIANYVNSDESVVEALQQIGRYEAQIVRMEDLGTWRLNQTHFAELKKKRDEWEATLKTAKAAAETKAATELEALADADYEHQQKQWEEKVAALRAAHEEKQRLDRQNRALVDAQLRTETTRQYRRMITEKKEKIKIIQRQLDQESEKFTTLLDDSAKLQFAQDDLRRASLLLNKLEDRKAAIKTERTQADAVRSVSPATPPGHPVEDIPVKKLLVASGGAFAIPLLLGLLWEFKTNRVTDTHVLDSSQAIAPVIGELARSPSTTASRGSKGRRIFQESVDTMRANIFLSKHTQHSRSIAIVSSMSGEGKSTAASQLAISLAKSSGKTVLLVDADMRCPDQHDHFGISLEPGLSGVLTNQATLDEAIQTELGDLIHILPAGRLKASPHRLMSPESMKSLVSDILDRYEYVIFDTAPVLSAGETLSVAASVDTTLVCAMRDVTRMDSVIRTTHRLESAGANVAGTIFSGVTPRQYAYRYGDYNYSNFTNLPGSAT encoded by the coding sequence ATGAACCAATCCGTTGTTGTTTCTGCCCCGATTGCTCGAAACCAACCGAAGACTGAGGCGAAGGCATTCGATCCGTGGTTGCTTTGGGTCACCCTTCGGAGATGTTGGTACTGGGCCGTGCCCGTGGGGCTGGTGTTGGCCTGTTTGGCAGCCTTTTCCGTCTTGGCGACCTTCGAACCTCGGTTTCGCGCCCAGCATTTGATCGAGGCGAATCAGGATTACATTCTCTACCGTGACGTGTTCAACACCGTGCGCGACTTGGCGGGGACCGAGAAGACGATCTTTTTCGATGAGATCGTGCTCCGGCCCGTGCTGAGCGACCCCGAACTGCGGGCCGCCCCGAGTCTGAGCGACCCGGAGGAGGCCGAGCGGAACATTCGCAAGAACTTGAATATCTCGCACGGTGGTTCGCGGGCTCGAATGATCGTTTCCTACGAGGACGCCAACCGCGAGTATGCGGCAAAGGTGTGCAACGCGATTGTCGAAGCCTACATGATGCAGCGGAAAGCGTTGGACGGACGGCGGGTCGCGATTCTCGAAGAATTGCTGGACCCCGAAATCGATCACTGGAAGGGGCAGGTCGAACAGCATAAAGCACGTGTCCGCGAGCTGACCATCGGGATGAAAGGCTACGATCCGGGCAGCCCCTTGGGATTCTCGCGCAACGAAAGCCGACTGGCCCTGCTGAACGGTTACGAAAGTCAGATCAATGATTTGCGTGTAGACATCTTCGAGCTCGAAGGGAAATTGCAGCTTGAAGAAATGGAGCAAGCGAATCATGTCAAAGAGGACGCCGGGGAGTTTGTCCCCGAGGCCTTCATTCCACCGCCCAGTGAAGTGACACGCAACGTGATTGGCCCCGGCGACATCGCCAACTATGTCAATTCAGACGAGAGCGTCGTTGAAGCCTTGCAGCAGATTGGCCGGTACGAGGCGCAGATCGTCCGGATGGAGGACTTGGGGACGTGGCGACTGAACCAAACGCACTTCGCCGAACTGAAAAAGAAACGCGATGAATGGGAAGCGACGCTAAAAACCGCCAAGGCCGCTGCCGAGACCAAAGCGGCGACTGAACTGGAGGCGCTTGCCGATGCCGACTACGAGCATCAACAGAAGCAGTGGGAAGAAAAGGTCGCCGCGCTGAGAGCTGCCCACGAAGAGAAGCAAAGACTGGACCGTCAGAATCGGGCTCTCGTCGATGCTCAACTGCGCACCGAAACAACGCGTCAGTACCGGCGAATGATCACCGAGAAGAAGGAAAAAATCAAAATCATTCAGCGGCAACTCGACCAAGAGTCCGAGAAATTCACGACGTTGCTTGATGATTCTGCCAAGCTTCAATTTGCTCAAGACGACCTCCGTCGCGCGAGCTTGCTGCTGAACAAATTGGAAGACCGAAAGGCGGCGATCAAAACCGAACGCACACAGGCCGATGCGGTACGCTCGGTCTCTCCGGCGACGCCGCCGGGACACCCGGTCGAAGATATCCCCGTCAAGAAACTGCTGGTCGCGTCCGGAGGTGCCTTTGCGATCCCACTGCTGCTCGGTTTGTTGTGGGAGTTCAAGACGAACCGGGTGACCGACACCCATGTTTTGGACTCTTCGCAAGCGATTGCCCCGGTCATCGGCGAACTCGCGCGATCGCCCAGCACGACCGCCTCGCGTGGATCGAAAGGGCGGAGGATCTTTCAGGAAAGTGTGGACACGATGCGGGCAAATATCTTTCTGTCCAAGCATACCCAGCACTCGCGATCGATCGCGATCGTCAGCTCGATGTCGGGCGAAGGCAAGAGCACCGCGGCGTCGCAATTGGCCATTTCACTCGCAAAATCGAGCGGAAAGACCGTGCTGTTGGTTGACGCAGACATGCGTTGCCCCGACCAGCACGACCACTTCGGGATCAGCCTGGAACCCGGACTTAGCGGCGTGCTGACCAATCAAGCGACACTCGACGAAGCGATTCAGACGGAACTCGGTGACCTGATTCATATCTTGCCGGCAGGACGTCTGAAAGCCAGCCCGCACCGTTTGATGTCGCCCGAATCGATGAAGAGTCTCGTCAGCGACATTCTGGATCGGTACGAGTACGTCATCTTCGACACCGCACCGGTCCTGTCAGCCGGCGAAACGCTCTCGGTTGCCGCGTCGGTCGACACCACGCTCGTCTGTGCGATGCGAGACGTGACGCGCATGGACAGCGTCATTCGCACGACGCATCGGCTCGAGTCTGCCGGAGCGAACGTGGCCGGAACCATCTTCAGCGGCGTTACCCCGCGACAATACGCCTACCGCTACGGCGACTACAACTATAGCAACTTCACCAATTTGCCCGGGAGCGCGACTTAA